CCGAACAGATCAAGCCCGGCGCCACCGTCGAGGAGGCCATGGCGATCCTGGACGAAGATCCCGAGCGGCAGCTGCACGGCACCGCTGAACTGCAGGCCTGGATGCAGGGCCTGGCCGACCGCGCCGTCGCCGACCTGGCCGGAACCCACTTCGAGATCAACGGCCCGATGCGGCAGATCGAGTGCATGATCGCTCCCACGCAGGAGGGCGGCATCTACTACACCGGCCCCAGCGACGACTTTTCCCGCCCGGGCCGCATGTGGTGGTCCGTTCCCGCCGGCGAGGACACCTTCACCACGTGGAAGGAAACCACCACCGTTTATCACGAGGGTGTTCCCGGCCACCACCTGCAGATTGCGACGGCGACGGCCGCCCGCGGGCTGCTGAACAACTGGCGCCGCAACATCTGCTGGGTCTCAGGCCACGGCGAGGGCTGGGCGCTGTACGCCGAGCGGCTGATGGACGAGCTGGGCTACCTCAGCGATCCCGGCGACAAGATGGGCATGCTCGACGCCCAGCGCATGCGCGCCGCCCGCGTGGTCTTCGACATCGGCGTCCACCTGGAGCTGGAGATCCCCGAGCGCTGGGGCTCCGGCACCTGGACGGCGGATAAGGGGTATGAGTTCCTGCGGAAGAACCTTGCCATCTCCGAGGGGCAGCTGAACTTCGAGTTCACCCGCTACCTCGGCTGGCCCGGGCAGGCTCCGGCCTACAAGCTGGGCCAGCGGCTCTGGGAGCAGATCCGGGACGAAGTCCGCAGCCGCGAGGGTGAGGACTTTGACCAGAAGGACTTCCACACCCGCGCCCTGGCCCTGGGGTCCGTAGGTCTGGACACCCTGCGGCGGGCGCTGCTGGACGCATAACCCAGCAGTCTCAAGGGACATTGATCACAGTGTTCCAGGGAATAACCCCCGGGGTGCGGCGACTGGCCGCCACATTCCGGGGGTTTTGCCTTTCTGCGGCGCGGAATGCGCTGCGGGCTCCACGTAATATTTCGCAATAGGCAATCTTCTCTGATAAGCGGCGCGGTCTAGTATTTTCAAGTGACCTCACAGACTTCCTCCCCCAAGACCTTCACCGGCCGCAGGCTGCCCCGGTGGGCTACTGCCTTCGGACCGCAGATCATTGCCGCCCTCGTGGCGGGCCTGCTGCTGGGCCTGTTGGCCAAGAGCATGGGTACTGTCGGCGACGGCGAGCCCAACTGGCTGACCACCACCCTGAACACCATCGGCACGAGCTACGTCTCGCTGCTGAAGGCCGCCGTCGTACCCCTGATCTTCACCGCCGTAGTCAGCTCCATTGCCAACCTGCGCGCCGTCTCCAACGCCGCACGGCTGGCATGGCAGACCCTGCTCTGGTTCGCGATCACGGCTCTGATCAGTGTGGTCATCGGCATCCTGCTGGGCGTCATCCTGCAGCCGGGCAACACCTCAAACGTTCCTGAGAAGGAATTTACGGGCAGCCAGGGCAGCTGGGTAGGATTCCTCACCGGTCTGGTGCCGGGCAACTTCCTCGGCCTGGGCGCCAGCTCCAAGGTTGCCGAGAGCGGTGATGTCAGCACCAGCATCAGCTTCAATGTGCTCCAGATCCTGGTCATCGCCATCGCCGTCGGCATTGCCGCCCTGAAGGTGGGCAAGCCCGCTGAACCGTTCCTGGCCCTGAATGCGTCGGCTCTGGCCGTCATCCAGAAGGTTCTGTGGTGGATCATCCGCCTCGCCCCGGTGGGCACCATCGGCCTGATCGGCACCGCCGTGGCCACCTACGGCTGGGACACCATCGGTTCGCTGGGCATGTTTGCCGTGACCATCTACATCGGCCTGTTCCTGGTCCTGTTTGTTGTCTACCCGGTCCTGATCAAGGCGCACGGCCTGTCCGTCCGCCAGTGGTTCTCCGGCGCCTGGCCCGCCATCCAGCTGGCCTTCGTCTCCCGCTCCTCGGTGGGAACCCTGCCGCTGACCCAGCGGGTCACGGAGCGCAACCTCGGCGTCTCCCGCGCCTACGCCTCCTTCGCCGTGCCGCTGGGCGCCACCACCAAGATGGACGGCTGCGCCTCGATCTACCCGGCCGTCTCCGCGATCTTCGTGGCACAGTTCTTCGGCATCGATCTGGGCTTCACCGATTACCTGCTGATCGCCCTCGTGTCGGTGCTGGGCTCGGCCGCAACCGCCGGAACCACCGGCGCCGTCGTCATGCTGACCCTGACGCTGTCCACCCTGGGCCTGCCGCTGGCCGGCGTGGGCCTGCTGCTCGCCATCGACCCGATCCTGGACATGGGCCGCACCGCGGTCAACGTGGCCGGACAGACCGTGGTCCCGGCGATCGTCGCCAAGCGCAACGGCCTGCTGGACCTGGCCATGTACAACGCCAAGCGCAACGGCGATCCGTTCGCCGACGACTCCTCCGAGGTTGAGGTGCCGGTGCTGGTTCCGGCCGGCGCTTCGGCTCGTGCCGAGGGTGCCGAGGGTGCCGCTACGGATGGAACGACTACCGCCGCTGCTGACGGAACTCCTGTCGCTGGCATCAACCGTCCGGGAGCAGACGGAGGCGCGCGCGCAACCGATGCGGCGCCGTCGTCTTCCAACAAGCGCTAATCCCGCTGCACTGCCTCTCGAAGGCCGCTCCGGATGTCCGGGGCGGCCTTTGTGCTGCCGGGGCGGCCTTCGTGCTGTCCGGGCGCTCCCGCGGGCGCACTAGGCTGGAGGGGTGACTGACCTGAACCTGATCCTCGCTTCCGCCTCCCCCGCCCGCACCAAGTTGCTGACCAACGCGGGAATCGCCCATTCCGTGCTCGTGTCCGACGTCGACGAAGACGCCGTGACCGCCCGCTACGGCCTGACCGATCCGCACGACACCGCCCTGCTGCTCGCCCGTGCCAAGGCCGAAGCGGTGGCCTCACTGCCCGAGGCTGACGGCGCCCTGGTCATCGGCTGCGACTCGGTCTTCGAGTTCGACGGCGAGGCGCACGGCAAGCCGTGGGAGCCCGAAGTTGCCCGTGAACGGATCCGCCGGATGAGCGGCCACGTGGGCGTGCTGCACACCGGCCACTGGCTGGTGGACTGCCGGGATACCGACGACGACGGGTCGGGTGCAACGCTCGGCGGCGTCAGCTCCGCGTCGGTCCACTTTGCGAAGCTGACCGACGAGGAAATCGATGCCTATGTTGCAACCGGCGAGCCGCTTCAGGTGGCCGGTTCCTTCACGATCGATTCCCTTGGCGGCGCCTTCATCGAGAAGGTCGACGGTGATCCGCATGCCGTCGTCGGGCTCTCCGTGTCGATGCTCCGCGAGCTGCTCGCCAGTGCCGGTGTGAAGATCACGGACCTCTGGGACCGGTAATTCCGCTTTCCTCTGAAGTCCCTAGGTTTATCTGATGTCCCAAGTCTGGTGGCGGGCGCCAAGCCCCTGATCTGCACAATAGATCCACCCCGGGGCCGGCTGACCCCACAAACGTCATCCTTCGTGCAGATAACGGGCCATCAGCACCGTCCGAGCAATCCTTCGGACAGATAACGGGACATCAAAACATCCTTCGGGCACATAACGGGACCAAGACCCCGAAAAACGCTTTTTTGAGCCTCTGATCTGCACGAAGGATTCCGGGAAAGCCCCTGATCTGCACAATGGATCCACCCCGGGGTCGGCAGACCCCTCAAACGTCATCCTTCGCGCAGATAACGGCCCATCAGCACCGTCCCAGCGATCGTTCGTGCAGATAACGGGCCATCAGCACCGTCCAAGCGATCCTTCGTGCACATACCTGGGCCATCACCACCGATTGAAGCCGGTACCCTGCTCAGCCGGGGTTCCTTGAGTTTGGGGTTGGACGCCAGCCGCCTAGAACCAAACCACGACGAACTTTGTCCACGACAAACTCCTTGCCCCGCCGGAAATCGTCCCGGGCAATCTTCACCTGAATCCACCCTGCTTCTGCGGTTGCCAGATCCCGCTGATGGTCGCTGGCCTGCTGCTCCGGAGTCAGGTGGTGTCCGCCGTCGTACTCCAGGCAGGTGCGAAAACGTGCGCAGGCAAGATCCGTCCACACCACCGGCAGCCCTCTCCTGTCCGTGATGGGGAAGTTCGGGACAAACTCGGGCAGCCCGGCGTGATGAAGCAGCAGCCGCAGCCAGGATTCCGGCGGCGAGTCCACCCCCACGCGCACCAGTCCGAGTGCGGCACGGGACGGTTGAAGGTTCGGCAGCCACCGTTTGGACTCCACATAGGCGGTCAACTCCGCCAGAGAAAAAATGGACTGCCGGGGCGGACCGAACGAACGGCGGTACTCGCTGACAATATGGTCCCCGGCGACAACCAGCTCGTCCAGGGTGAGCAGGCCAGCCAAGTCCAGCCAGGTCCGTGCCACTGACGTCACCTGAATTCCGGCGACCGGCATAACCTCGGAAGCGTCAAGGGCGAGCCGGTGGCCCTGGACGCCGCGCCGCCGTGGTGCTGCCTCAGTGGGTGGTCTGCTCAGATGAATGGCCGCGTCAGTTTCCAGCCGGGCGGGCAGCGGTAAGTTGTGGATCCGGGCTGCCGTCGTATGGCTGACCACCACCCCGGGGAGGAGCACCACGTACGGTCGGCAGCGGTCGATCAGCGTCGGTTCGGCTCCGTGCGGCACTCGGATCGCCCGGCTCGATACGGCAAGATCCCTGCCCCGCAGCCGGTCCCGCGTCAGTCCGGCAGCCAGTCCTTGCGGCAGGGTGAAGGGCAGGGTCAGAGGGGGCGGCAGTGGACGACGTCGGGCAGGCATGCCTCTATTAGGCACCGTTTAGGCCGGCTGCAGGGGTTATCCACAGGCGCCGGACTCCTCAAGCTCCGGACGACAGCTTCAGGAGCTGCGGGTGTTCCTCTGAGCCTGGCCGCCGACCCTCCGGGCGCCTTCGTTGTGCCGCATGACCAGCGAGGCACCGACCAGGGCCGCGGAGAATGGCACGCAGAACTGCACCAGGAGGGAATAGACGGTCGACACCGTCATGCCCACGGGTGCCACCACCCACAGCTGCGTCGTGGATGCGGAAACGCCTCCCACACCGAAATTCCCGATGATGATTGGACCCAGAACAATCAGCGCTGCCCCCGTGATTCCCAGGACGACGCCGACCCGCATGACGGTGCTCGAAAGCGAACGTTCAGACATGACACTCCTCTGGTAGCTGGCCGGACTTGTCCGCTCAGCCAACCACACTTCGTCCCCGTACGGTCCTGCGCGGGAACGGCCTGTTGCACCGACGGCGATGCCCGGTCCCGGAACCACCCGCAACCCCGGTCCAGGAACCACCGGCGATCCAGCCCCCGGACCCGCCGCACGGACCGCCCTGAACCCCACCGGTGCAGACCGTCACGAAACACGCACGAGTTGTAGGGTCCCCACAACGAAATGCTTCTTCCCACGCACAAACAGCACGCAATATGGCCGGAGACCACAAAACCGCGCTAGGCTCCGAAGAGATCAAAAGGAGCCAGTGCATTCAATGAGCCAGTTCAACCCCGCGCCCGCCGGCGACCAGCAGCACACACAGCAGAGCCGCACCATCACCAAAGTCCTGATCGCCAACCGCGGCGAAATCGCAGTTCGCGTCATCCGGGCCGCCCGCGACGAGGGCCTGACTTCGGTTGCTGTCTACGCCGATCCGGACCGCGATGCACTGCACGTCCGCCTCGCCGATGAGGCCTACTCCCTGGGCGGCAGCACGGCTGCCGAGTCCTACCTGGACATGGGCAAGATCCTCGACGCCGCCCGCAAGTCCGGCGCCGACGCCATTCACCCGGGCTACGGTTTCCTCTCCGAGAACGCCGAGTTTGCCCAGCGCGTCATCGACGCCGGCCTGACCTGGATTGGCCCGTCCCCGCACGCCATTTCCCAGCTCGGTGACAAGGTGCAGGCCCGCCATATCGCCGCGAAGGTTGGCGCACCGCTGGTTCCCGGCACCGCCGATCCGGTGAAGAATGCCCAGGAGGTCCTTGACTTCGCTGACGCACACGGCCTGCCGCTGGCCATCAAGGCTGCCTTCGGCGGCGGCGGCCGCGGCATCAAGGTTGCCCGCACCCGCGCTGAAATCCCCGAAATGTTCGAGTCCGCCGTCCGCGAGGCCACGGCAGCCTTCGGCCGCGGCGAGTGCTTCATCGAGCGCTTCCTCGATGCCCCGCGGCATGTCGAAACCCAGTGCCTGGCCGACGCGCACGGCAACGTCGTCGTCGTCTCCACCCGCGACTGCTCGCTGCAGCGCCGCAACCAGAAGCTTGTGGAGGAGGCTCCCGCTCCGTTCCTGACCGAGGAGCAGAACGAGCGCCTGTACACGGCATCCAAGGCGATCCTCCGCGAGGCCGGCTACCAGGGTGCGGGTACCTGCGAGT
This genomic interval from Arthrobacter citreus contains the following:
- a CDS encoding Maf family protein; this encodes MTDLNLILASASPARTKLLTNAGIAHSVLVSDVDEDAVTARYGLTDPHDTALLLARAKAEAVASLPEADGALVIGCDSVFEFDGEAHGKPWEPEVARERIRRMSGHVGVLHTGHWLVDCRDTDDDGSGATLGGVSSASVHFAKLTDEEIDAYVATGEPLQVAGSFTIDSLGGAFIEKVDGDPHAVVGLSVSMLRELLASAGVKITDLWDR
- a CDS encoding dicarboxylate/amino acid:cation symporter, encoding MTSQTSSPKTFTGRRLPRWATAFGPQIIAALVAGLLLGLLAKSMGTVGDGEPNWLTTTLNTIGTSYVSLLKAAVVPLIFTAVVSSIANLRAVSNAARLAWQTLLWFAITALISVVIGILLGVILQPGNTSNVPEKEFTGSQGSWVGFLTGLVPGNFLGLGASSKVAESGDVSTSISFNVLQILVIAIAVGIAALKVGKPAEPFLALNASALAVIQKVLWWIIRLAPVGTIGLIGTAVATYGWDTIGSLGMFAVTIYIGLFLVLFVVYPVLIKAHGLSVRQWFSGAWPAIQLAFVSRSSVGTLPLTQRVTERNLGVSRAYASFAVPLGATTKMDGCASIYPAVSAIFVAQFFGIDLGFTDYLLIALVSVLGSAATAGTTGAVVMLTLTLSTLGLPLAGVGLLLAIDPILDMGRTAVNVAGQTVVPAIVAKRNGLLDLAMYNAKRNGDPFADDSSEVEVPVLVPAGASARAEGAEGAATDGTTTAAADGTPVAGINRPGADGGARATDAAPSSSNKR
- a CDS encoding DUF885 domain-containing protein, coding for MTQQTPSSDPLSFGSAQYRQPTAIDAVADAFTETLLQLDPSLATSLGIPGYETEYADYSPAGQESGAEAIRETLERLDGLQPADDVDRVTLDAMHERLGLALEIHESGWNLSDLNNIASPAQEIRSIFDLMPTATVEDWQNICGRLNNVDDAVSGYITSLRAGKERGLLPASRQVQIVMEQTAKYAEDGGFFDDYAAKAALSGGESLPDKLAAEVRAAAESARAAYRSLAAFLESELLPAAPEKDAVGKDRYALMSRLFLGSAVDLEETYQWGVEELDRIIAEQEAVAEQIKPGATVEEAMAILDEDPERQLHGTAELQAWMQGLADRAVADLAGTHFEINGPMRQIECMIAPTQEGGIYYTGPSDDFSRPGRMWWSVPAGEDTFTTWKETTTVYHEGVPGHHLQIATATAARGLLNNWRRNICWVSGHGEGWALYAERLMDELGYLSDPGDKMGMLDAQRMRAARVVFDIGVHLELEIPERWGSGTWTADKGYEFLRKNLAISEGQLNFEFTRYLGWPGQAPAYKLGQRLWEQIRDEVRSREGEDFDQKDFHTRALALGSVGLDTLRRALLDA